The Bacillus vallismortis genome window below encodes:
- the edmS gene encoding extrachromosomal elements maintenance protein EdmS has product MKFVKVIWPFVAVAIVFMFMSAFKFNDHLTDQEKQKIDTEMHKIQQQEEPANANK; this is encoded by the coding sequence ATGAAATTTGTCAAAGTTATCTGGCCGTTTGTTGCCGTAGCTATCGTATTCATGTTTATGTCAGCGTTTAAATTCAATGATCATCTGACAGATCAGGAAAAGCAGAAAATTGATACGGAAATGCACAAAATCCAACAGCAGGAAGAACCGGCAAACGCCAATAAATAA
- a CDS encoding LCP family protein produces the protein MEERTHRRKKKRRLRKWVKIVAGLMAFLVIAAGSVGAYAYVKLSNASKEAHVSLARGEQSVKRIKEFNPGKDSFSVLLLGIDAREENGETVDQARSDANVLVTFNRKEKTAKMLSIPRDAYVNIPGHGYDKFTHAHAYGGVDLTVKTVEEMLDIPVDYVVESNFTAFEDVVNQLNGVKVTVKSDKVIKQIKKDTKGKVVLQEGTHTLDGEEALAYVRTRKADSDLLRGQRQMEVLSAILEKSKSLSSIPAYDDIVDTMGKNLKMNLSLKDAIGLFPFLTSLKSVDSIQLTGYDYKPAGVYYLKLNQQKLQEVKEELQNDLGV, from the coding sequence ATGGAAGAACGAACGCACCGCAGAAAGAAAAAGAGACGACTTAGAAAATGGGTGAAAATCGTTGCCGGTTTGATGGCTTTTCTAGTCATTGCGGCAGGATCTGTCGGCGCCTATGCTTATGTCAAGCTGAGCAATGCTTCTAAAGAAGCTCATGTCAGCCTTGCGCGCGGAGAACAATCAGTAAAACGGATTAAAGAATTTAATCCCGGAAAAGATTCTTTCTCTGTATTGCTCTTGGGAATTGATGCCAGAGAAGAAAACGGCGAGACTGTCGACCAGGCAAGAAGTGACGCGAATGTTCTGGTTACATTTAACCGGAAAGAAAAAACAGCTAAAATGCTGAGCATTCCGCGTGACGCCTATGTAAATATCCCAGGCCATGGCTATGATAAGTTTACACATGCTCATGCCTACGGCGGCGTTGACCTCACTGTGAAAACAGTTGAGGAGATGCTGGATATTCCCGTCGATTATGTCGTCGAAAGCAATTTCACAGCTTTTGAAGACGTCGTGAACCAGCTGAATGGCGTCAAAGTAACAGTAAAAAGCGATAAAGTCATTAAGCAAATCAAAAAAGATACAAAGGGAAAAGTCGTTCTTCAAGAGGGAACTCATACGCTTGATGGAGAAGAAGCACTCGCTTACGTAAGAACACGTAAAGCGGACAGTGATCTTTTGCGGGGACAAAGACAAATGGAAGTGCTGAGCGCTATTTTGGAAAAGTCAAAATCACTGAGCTCAATCCCGGCTTATGATGACATTGTGGATACGATGGGGAAAAATCTGAAAATGAACTTATCACTTAAAGATGCCATCGGCCTGTTCCCGTTTCTCACTTCATTGAAATCGGTTGATTCTATTCAGCTGACGGGTTATGATTATAAACCTGCCGGAGTATATTATTTAAAATTGAATCAGCAAAAACTGCAGGAAGTCAAAGAAGAGCTGCAAAACGATTTAGGTGTATAA
- a CDS encoding C40 family peptidase yields MNTLANWKKFLLVAVIICFLGSIITKAGIAEADTSSELMISEAKKLLGYQYKYGGETPEEGFDPSGLIQYVFSKADIHLPRSVNDQYKVGTAVKPENLQPGDVLFFKKEGSSGTAPTHVALYIGDGQMIHSTQSKGVIITNYKTSSYWSGSYIGAKRIAADPATADVPVVQEAEKYIGIPYVFGGSTPSEGFDCSGLVQYVFQQALGIYLPRSAEQQWAVGEKVAPQNIQPGDVVYFSNTYKTGISHAGIYAGRGRFIQASRSEKVTISYLSEDYWISKMTGIRRFDNLAITKENPIVSEATLYVGEVPYKKGGVSPETGFDTAGFVQYVYQKAAGISLPRYATSQFKAGSMIEKADLKPGDIVFFQSTSLNPAIYIGNGQVVHVTLSNGVTITNMNTSTYWKDKYAGSIRVQ; encoded by the coding sequence GTGAACACACTGGCAAACTGGAAGAAGTTTTTGCTTGTGGCGGTTATCATTTGTTTTTTGGGTTCAATTATCACAAAAGCGGGGATTGCGGAGGCTGATACGTCATCTGAACTGATGATCAGCGAAGCGAAAAAACTGCTTGGATATCAGTATAAATACGGCGGTGAAACGCCGGAAGAGGGATTCGATCCTTCGGGATTGATTCAATATGTTTTCAGTAAGGCTGATATTCATCTGCCGAGATCTGTGAACGACCAGTATAAAGTCGGAACGGCCGTAAAACCGGAAAATCTGCAGCCGGGCGATGTTTTGTTTTTCAAGAAAGAGGGAAGCAGCGGGACTGCTCCGACACACGTTGCTCTTTACATTGGAGACGGCCAAATGATTCACAGTACGCAATCAAAAGGGGTTATCATCACCAATTACAAAACGAGCAGCTATTGGAGCGGATCTTATATCGGGGCGAAACGAATCGCAGCCGATCCGGCAACTGCTGATGTCCCTGTTGTTCAGGAGGCCGAGAAATATATCGGCATTCCATATGTATTTGGCGGAAGCACACCGTCAGAGGGCTTTGATTGCTCAGGACTCGTGCAATATGTGTTTCAACAGGCACTCGGCATTTATCTGCCGCGATCAGCCGAACAGCAGTGGGCAGTGGGCGAGAAGGTAGCCCCTCAGAACATACAGCCGGGTGATGTCGTCTATTTCAGCAATACGTATAAAACGGGAATTTCACATGCAGGCATTTATGCTGGCAGAGGAAGATTTATTCAGGCAAGCCGGTCAGAAAAAGTAACCATTTCCTACTTGTCAGAGGATTATTGGATATCGAAGATGACAGGCATTCGCCGATTTGACAATCTGGCAATCACGAAAGAAAATCCGATTGTGTCCGAGGCAACGCTTTATGTCGGAGAAGTTCCCTACAAAAAGGGCGGAGTTTCTCCAGAGACAGGATTTGATACAGCCGGATTTGTCCAGTATGTATATCAGAAAGCAGCCGGTATTTCCCTGCCTCGATACGCAACAAGCCAGTTCAAAGCCGGAAGTATGATTGAGAAGGCGGATCTGAAACCGGGAGACATTGTGTTCTTCCAATCAACAAGCTTAAATCCCGCCATCTATATCGGAAACGGACAAGTTGTTCATGTCACATTATCAAACGGCGTGACCATCACCAATATGAACACGAGCACGTATTGGAAAGATAAATATGCGGGAAGCATACGGGTGCAATAA
- the pgsB gene encoding poly-gamma-glutamate synthase PgsB: MWLLIIACAVILVIGILEKRRHQKNIDALPVRVNINGIRGKSTVTRLTTGILIEAGYKTVGKTTGTDARMIYWDTPEEKPIKRKPQGPNIGEQKEVMKETVERGANAIVSECMAVNPDYQIIFQDELLQANIGVIVNVLEDHMDVMGPTLDEIAEAFTATIPYNGHLVITDSEYTEFFKQKAKERNTKVIIADNSKITDEYLRKFEYMVFPDNASLALGVAQALGIDEETAFKGMLNAPPDPGAMRILPLISPSKPGHFVNGFAANDASSTLNIWKRVKEIGYPTDDPIIIMNCRADRVDRTQQFANDVLPYIEASELILIGETTEPIVKAYEEGKIPADKLHDLEYKSTEEIMELLKKRMHNRVIYGVGNIHGAAEPLIEKIHEYKVKQLVS, translated from the coding sequence ATGTGGTTACTCATTATAGCCTGTGCTGTCATACTGGTCATCGGAATATTAGAAAAACGACGACATCAGAAAAACATTGATGCCCTCCCTGTTCGAGTGAATATTAACGGCATCAGAGGAAAGTCCACTGTGACAAGGCTGACAACCGGAATATTAATAGAAGCCGGTTACAAAACTGTCGGGAAAACGACAGGAACGGACGCAAGAATGATTTACTGGGATACTCCGGAGGAAAAGCCGATCAAACGGAAACCTCAGGGGCCGAATATCGGTGAACAAAAAGAAGTCATGAAAGAAACAGTAGAAAGAGGGGCCAACGCTATTGTCAGTGAATGCATGGCGGTTAACCCGGATTATCAGATTATCTTTCAGGACGAACTGCTGCAAGCCAATATCGGCGTGATTGTCAACGTTTTAGAAGACCATATGGATGTCATGGGGCCAACGCTCGATGAAATTGCGGAAGCGTTTACTGCTACTATTCCTTATAATGGCCATCTTGTCATTACAGATAGTGAATATACCGAGTTCTTTAAACAAAAAGCAAAAGAACGAAACACAAAAGTCATCATTGCTGATAACTCAAAAATTACAGATGAATATTTGCGTAAATTTGAATACATGGTATTTCCTGATAATGCTTCACTGGCACTGGGTGTGGCTCAAGCACTCGGCATTGACGAAGAAACAGCGTTTAAAGGAATGCTGAATGCGCCGCCAGATCCGGGAGCAATGAGAATTCTCCCGCTGATCAGTCCGAGCAAGCCTGGGCACTTTGTTAATGGGTTTGCCGCAAACGACGCTTCTTCTACTTTGAATATATGGAAACGTGTAAAAGAAATCGGTTACCCAACTGATGATCCAATCATTATTATGAACTGCCGGGCAGACCGTGTCGATCGGACACAGCAATTCGCAAATGACGTATTGCCTTATATTGAAGCAAGTGAACTGATCTTAATCGGTGAAACAACAGAGCCAATCGTAAAAGCCTATGAAGAAGGCAAAATTCCTGCAGACAAATTGCATGATTTAGAGTACAAGTCTACAGAAGAAATTATGGAATTGTTAAAGAAAAGAATGCACAACCGTGTCATATATGGCGTCGGCAATATTCATGGCGCCGCAGAGCCTTTAATTGAAAAAATCCACGAATACAAGGTTAAGCAGCTCGTAAGCTAG
- the pgsC gene encoding poly-gamma-glutamate biosynthesis protein PgsC, which translates to MFGSDLYIALILGVLLSLIFAEKTGIVPAGLVVPGYLGLVFNQPVFILLVLLVSLLTYVIVKYGLSKFMILYGRRKFAAMLITGIVLKIAFDFLYPIVPFEIAEFRGIGIIVPGLIANTIQKQGLTITFGSTLLLSGATFAIMFVYYLI; encoded by the coding sequence ATGTTCGGATCAGATTTATACATCGCACTCATTTTAGGTGTACTACTCAGTTTAATTTTTGCGGAAAAAACAGGGATTGTGCCGGCAGGACTTGTTGTACCGGGATATTTAGGACTTGTGTTTAATCAGCCGGTCTTTATATTACTTGTTTTGCTAGTGAGCCTGCTCACTTATGTGATTGTGAAATACGGTTTATCGAAATTTATGATTTTGTACGGACGCAGAAAATTCGCTGCCATGCTGATAACAGGGATCGTCCTGAAAATCGCGTTTGATTTTCTATACCCGATTGTACCATTTGAAATCGCGGAATTTCGAGGAATCGGCATCATCGTGCCAGGTTTAATTGCCAATACCATTCAGAAACAAGGATTAACGATTACGTTCGGAAGCACGCTGCTATTGAGCGGAGCGACCTTTGCTATCATGTTTGTTTACTACTTAATTTAA
- the pgsA gene encoding capsular polyglutamate synthetase PgsA: MKKELSFHEKLLKLTKQQKKKTNKHVFIAIPIVFVLMFAFMWAGKAETPKVKTYSDDVLTASFVGDIMMGRYVEKVTDQKGADSIFQYVEPLFKASDYVAGNFENPVTYEKNYKQAEKEIHLQTNRESVKVLKDMNFTVLNSANNHAMDYGAQGMKDTLGEFAKQNLDIVGAGYSFSDAKKNISYQEVNGVTIATLGFTDVSGKGFAAKKNTPGVLPADPEIFIPMISEAKKHADIVVVQSHWGQEYDNDPNDRQRQLARAMSDAGADIIVGHHPHVLEPIEVYNGTVIFYSLGNFVFDQGWTRTRDSALVQYHLKKNGTGRFEVMPIDIHEATPAPVKKGSLKQKTIIRELTKDSNFAWKVEDGKLTFDVDHSDKLKSK, from the coding sequence ATGAAAAAAGAACTGAGCTTTCATGAAAAGCTGCTGAAGCTGACAAAACAGCAAAAAAAGAAAACCAATAAGCACGTATTTATTGCCATTCCGATCGTTTTTGTACTTATGTTCGCGTTTATGTGGGCGGGAAAAGCAGAAACGCCGAAAGTCAAAACGTATTCTGACGACGTTCTCACAGCCTCATTTGTCGGGGATATTATGATGGGGCGCTATGTTGAAAAAGTAACGGATCAAAAAGGGGCAGACAGTATTTTTCAGTATGTTGAACCGCTCTTTAAAGCCTCTGATTATGTAGCCGGAAACTTTGAAAATCCGGTAACCTATGAAAAGAATTATAAACAAGCAGAAAAAGAAATTCATTTGCAGACGAATAGGGAATCAGTGAAAGTCTTGAAGGATATGAACTTTACGGTTCTCAACAGCGCAAACAACCACGCAATGGATTACGGCGCTCAGGGCATGAAAGATACACTAGGAGAATTTGCGAAGCAAAACCTTGATATCGTTGGAGCGGGATACAGCTTTAGCGATGCGAAGAAGAATATCTCGTACCAGGAAGTCAATGGAGTAACCATTGCGACGCTTGGCTTTACCGACGTGTCTGGAAAAGGCTTCGCGGCTAAAAAGAATACGCCGGGCGTACTGCCCGCAGATCCTGAAATCTTTATCCCTATGATTTCAGAAGCGAAAAAACATGCAGACATCGTTGTTGTGCAGTCACACTGGGGACAAGAGTATGACAACGATCCAAACGACCGTCAGCGCCAGCTTGCAAGAGCTATGTCTGATGCGGGAGCTGATATCATTGTAGGACATCACCCGCACGTCCTAGAACCGATAGAAGTTTATAACGGAACCGTGATTTTCTACAGCCTCGGAAACTTTGTCTTTGATCAGGGCTGGACGAGAACGAGAGACAGCGCATTGGTTCAGTATCACCTGAAGAAAAACGGAACAGGCCGATTTGAAGTGATGCCGATTGATATCCATGAAGCGACGCCTGCGCCGGTGAAAAAAGGAAGCCTTAAACAAAAAACGATTATTCGCGAACTCACGAAAGATTCTAATTTCGCATGGAAAGTAGAAGATGGAAAATTGACGTTTGATGTTGATCATAGCGACAAACTAAAATCTAAATAA
- the ywtE gene encoding 5-amino-6-(5-phospho-D-ribitylamino)uracil phosphatase YwtE: MKCIAIDLDGTLLNKESVISAENRAAIKRAIDAGILVTICTGRATFDVKALLEDLDIPIIAANGGTVHDKGYRLISRTLMDQEAGKAIADYLLSKNIYFEVYTDDHLLSPFDGEDKLHAELDILKSANPSEKTDELWQGAMTQFKQFGIKRIPHIESVFDGSENIYKLLCFSFDMDKLKQAKEELKHHKKLAQTSSGKHIIEILPASSGKGRALTELAKIYGIETQDIYAIGDSPNDLSMFEVAGHRIAMENAIDELKEKSTFVTKSNDENGVAYFIDQLLSGQYA; this comes from the coding sequence ATGAAATGTATTGCGATTGATTTAGACGGAACATTACTGAATAAGGAAAGCGTCATTTCTGCTGAAAACAGAGCGGCGATCAAGCGGGCCATTGATGCCGGCATCCTCGTCACCATTTGCACGGGAAGAGCAACGTTTGATGTAAAAGCGCTGCTGGAAGATCTGGATATCCCTATCATTGCGGCAAATGGCGGTACGGTTCATGACAAAGGCTACCGCCTGATCAGCCGGACATTAATGGATCAGGAGGCCGGTAAGGCTATCGCTGATTACTTACTGTCGAAAAACATTTACTTTGAGGTATATACAGATGACCATCTGCTTTCTCCTTTTGATGGCGAGGATAAGCTGCATGCGGAGCTTGATATTCTAAAGAGCGCAAATCCAAGCGAAAAGACCGATGAATTGTGGCAAGGAGCCATGACTCAGTTCAAGCAGTTTGGCATTAAACGGATCCCTCATATTGAATCGGTTTTTGACGGCAGCGAAAACATTTATAAGCTTCTTTGCTTCTCCTTTGATATGGACAAGCTGAAACAAGCGAAGGAAGAGCTGAAGCATCATAAAAAACTGGCACAAACCTCTTCTGGAAAACATATTATCGAAATCCTGCCGGCCTCTTCTGGAAAAGGACGCGCGCTGACAGAGCTGGCTAAAATATACGGAATTGAAACACAGGATATCTATGCGATCGGCGACAGTCCGAACGATTTGTCCATGTTTGAAGTCGCCGGACACCGTATCGCTATGGAAAACGCGATCGATGAATTAAAAGAAAAAAGCACCTTCGTCACAAAAAGCAATGACGAAAATGGTGTGGCTTACTTTATTGACCAGCTTCTTTCCGGCCAATACGCATAA